One window of the Deinococcus aerius genome contains the following:
- a CDS encoding alpha-amylase family protein translates to MLKTDLAARLRGAFDDDRDADTFLLRLERYGDDLSQSLHAVYGEATDELLERLLEVMLHAFHARPADLRRLDEARLLRPDWLQAPEMVGYVAYADRFAGTLKGVGERLDYLEGLGVGYLHLMPLLRPREGENDGGYAVADYRAVRPDLGTMDDLSALARGLRGRGISLVLDLVLNHVAREHEWAQKARAGDPKYRDYFHIFPNRAAPDAYEMTLPEVFPDFAPGNFTWDDAAGGWVWTTFNSYQWDLNWANPDVFLEFVDIILHLANRGVEVFRLDAIAFIWKRLGTTSQNQPEVHLLTRALRAAARIVAPAVAFKAEAIVAPADLIHYLGRGVHYGKVSEMAYHNSLMVQLWSSLASRNTRLFEEALRAFPPKPTSTTWGVYVRCHDDIGWAISDEDAARAGLSGPGHRHFLSDFYSGEFPGSFARGLVFQYNPETGDRRISGSAASLAGLEEALETGDPGRIDDAVRRLLLLHAVILGFGGVPLLYMGDELAMLNDYAFEDVPEHAPDNRWVHRPRMDWALAEAVRAEEEEGTPHTPVARVNTGLRHLLRVRRETPHLHASIESHVLLSPDGRVLLLRREHPLGTMVQAYNFSEDAVMLPSYVLRGVLGDHAQDRLSGSVFSLDRPTVRLDPYRALWLTTSEVPV, encoded by the coding sequence GTGCTGAAGACCGATCTGGCGGCGCGGCTGAGGGGCGCCTTCGACGACGACCGGGACGCCGACACCTTCCTGCTGCGGCTGGAACGCTACGGCGACGACCTCTCGCAGAGCCTGCACGCCGTGTACGGCGAGGCCACGGACGAGTTGCTGGAGCGCCTGCTGGAGGTGATGCTCCACGCCTTCCACGCCCGACCGGCGGACCTGCGGCGGCTGGACGAGGCCCGGCTGCTGCGCCCCGACTGGCTCCAGGCCCCCGAGATGGTGGGCTACGTCGCCTACGCCGACCGCTTCGCCGGAACGCTGAAGGGGGTGGGCGAGCGCCTGGATTACCTGGAGGGGCTGGGCGTGGGCTACCTCCACCTGATGCCCCTCCTGAGACCCCGTGAGGGTGAGAACGACGGCGGCTACGCGGTCGCCGACTACCGCGCCGTGCGCCCCGACCTGGGGACGATGGACGACCTCTCGGCGCTGGCACGGGGACTTCGGGGCCGGGGCATCAGCCTGGTCCTCGACCTCGTGCTCAACCACGTGGCGCGCGAACACGAGTGGGCGCAGAAGGCGCGGGCGGGCGATCCCAAGTACCGCGATTATTTCCACATCTTCCCCAACCGCGCGGCGCCTGATGCCTACGAGATGACTCTGCCCGAGGTCTTCCCCGACTTCGCACCCGGCAACTTCACCTGGGACGACGCGGCGGGGGGCTGGGTCTGGACCACCTTTAACAGCTACCAGTGGGACCTGAACTGGGCGAACCCGGACGTGTTCCTGGAGTTCGTGGACATCATCCTGCACCTCGCCAACCGGGGGGTAGAGGTGTTCCGGCTGGACGCCATCGCCTTCATCTGGAAGCGCCTGGGGACGACGAGCCAGAACCAGCCCGAGGTCCACCTGCTCACCCGGGCGCTGCGGGCCGCCGCCCGGATCGTGGCGCCCGCCGTGGCCTTTAAGGCCGAGGCCATCGTGGCGCCCGCCGACCTGATCCACTACCTGGGCCGTGGCGTCCACTACGGCAAGGTCAGCGAGATGGCCTACCACAACAGCCTGATGGTGCAGCTCTGGTCCAGCCTGGCGAGCCGCAACACCCGGCTCTTCGAGGAGGCCCTGCGCGCCTTTCCCCCCAAGCCCACGAGTACGACCTGGGGCGTGTACGTCCGCTGCCACGACGACATCGGCTGGGCGATCTCCGACGAGGACGCGGCCCGCGCGGGGCTGAGTGGGCCGGGCCACCGCCACTTCCTGAGCGACTTTTACAGCGGCGAGTTCCCGGGGTCCTTCGCTCGGGGTCTGGTCTTCCAGTACAACCCGGAAACGGGTGACCGCCGGATCAGCGGCTCGGCGGCGAGCCTGGCCGGGCTGGAGGAGGCGCTGGAGACCGGCGACCCGGGCCGCATCGACGACGCCGTGCGGAGGCTGCTGCTGCTCCACGCCGTCATTCTGGGCTTCGGGGGCGTGCCGCTGCTGTACATGGGCGACGAACTGGCGATGCTCAACGACTACGCCTTCGAGGACGTGCCCGAACACGCGCCCGACAACCGCTGGGTCCACCGCCCGCGCATGGACTGGGCGCTGGCCGAGGCGGTGCGCGCCGAGGAGGAGGAGGGAACACCGCACACCCCCGTCGCGCGGGTGAATACGGGTCTGCGCCACCTGCTGCGCGTGCGCCGGGAGACGCCCCACCTCCACGCCAGCATCGAGAGTCACGTGCTGCTCAGTCCCGACGGTCGCGTGCTGCTGCTGCGCCGCGAACACCCCCTGGGGACGATGGTGCAGGCGTACAACTTCAGCGAGGACGCGGTCATGCTGCCGAGCTACGTGCTGCGGGGCGTGCTGGGTGACCACGCCCAGGATCGCCTGAGCGGCAGCGTCTTCTCCCTCGACCGCCCCACCGTGCGGCTGGACCCCTACCGCGCGCTGTGGCTGACCACCTCCGAGGTGCCCGTATGA
- a CDS encoding GNAT family N-acetyltransferase has protein sequence MDTYTLEHPELGTLADFFALHPDPADVAKRLPVLRGNVEAGKVRLENVLILRSGRGVEGTALIPAAPRVPVFPRFRPDVSADALTVLARAIRERAESERVLLLQDDQAPLNREAVEAAGWRYGSTEVMYETDLRARSYAPIPEAVEGGEELWQHPDIAALLTTLGRPDEEGREDWTLVALRGEADELPFVALGAYGPSRPGYGGADMIGVHPAMRGRGQGTRLHAHLLSRLTRDFATHGGLTSAGNHAMRRIFEKNGSRPTVTQMYFRQP, from the coding sequence TTGGACACCTACACCCTTGAACATCCCGAGTTGGGCACTCTGGCCGACTTCTTCGCCCTGCACCCCGACCCGGCGGACGTGGCGAAGCGGCTGCCCGTGCTTCGGGGGAACGTCGAGGCGGGCAAGGTGCGGCTGGAGAACGTGCTGATCCTCCGTTCCGGGAGGGGCGTGGAGGGCACCGCCCTGATTCCTGCTGCGCCCCGAGTTCCTGTCTTTCCGCGCTTTCGACCGGACGTATCCGCTGACGCACTGACCGTCCTGGCCCGCGCCATTCGTGAGCGGGCGGAGTCGGAGCGGGTCTTGCTGCTTCAGGACGACCAAGCGCCCCTGAACCGTGAGGCGGTCGAGGCTGCGGGCTGGCGATACGGCAGCACCGAGGTGATGTACGAGACGGACCTGCGAGCGCGTTCCTATGCCCCCATTCCTGAAGCCGTCGAGGGCGGCGAGGAGTTGTGGCAACACCCAGACATTGCCGCCCTCCTGACAACCCTGGGCCGCCCGGATGAGGAGGGCCGCGAGGACTGGACGCTCGTGGCCCTGCGCGGAGAGGCGGACGAGTTGCCCTTCGTGGCCCTGGGCGCCTATGGGCCGTCCAGACCCGGTTATGGCGGCGCGGACATGATCGGCGTGCATCCGGCCATGAGGGGCAGGGGGCAGGGGACGCGGCTGCACGCGCATCTGCTCTCCCGTCTGACCCGAGACTTCGCCACACACGGCGGGCTGACCTCCGCGGGCAACCACGCCATGCGCCGCATCTTCGAGAAAAACGGCAGCCGCCCCACCGTCACCCAGATGTATTTCCGGCAGCCCTAA
- the rpmI gene encoding 50S ribosomal protein L35: MPKMKTKKSMTRRVKVTATGKVMAFKSGKRHQNTGKSGDEIRGKGKGFVLAKSEWARMKLGLLAKGK; the protein is encoded by the coding sequence ATGCCGAAGATGAAGACGAAGAAGAGCATGACCCGCCGGGTGAAGGTTACGGCCACCGGCAAGGTCATGGCGTTCAAGAGTGGTAAGCGCCACCAGAACACCGGCAAGAGCGGCGACGAGATTCGCGGCAAGGGCAAGGGGTTTGTGCTCGCCAAGAGCGAGTGGGCCCGCATGAAGCTCGGGCTGCTGGCGAAGGGGAAGTGA
- the rplT gene encoding 50S ribosomal protein L20 codes for MPRVKTGTVRRRRHKKVLKRAKGFWGSRSKQYRNAFQTLLNAATYEYRDRRNKKRDFRRLWIQRINAGARLHGMNYSTFINGLKRAGVDLNRKVLADIAAREPEAFQVLVNTAKGARGQ; via the coding sequence ATGCCGCGCGTTAAGACCGGGACCGTCCGCCGCCGCCGCCACAAGAAGGTGCTCAAGCGCGCCAAGGGCTTCTGGGGCAGCCGCTCCAAGCAGTACCGCAACGCCTTCCAGACGCTGCTCAACGCCGCGACCTACGAGTACCGCGACCGCCGCAACAAGAAGCGCGACTTCCGCCGCCTGTGGATTCAGCGCATCAACGCGGGCGCGAGGTTGCACGGCATGAACTACTCCACCTTTATCAACGGCCTCAAGCGCGCCGGGGTGGACCTCAACCGCAAGGTGCTCGCCGACATCGCCGCCCGCGAGCCCGAGGCTTTCCAGGTGCTGGTGAACACCGCCAAGGGTGCCCGCGGCCAGTAG
- the ppgK gene encoding polyphosphate--glucose phosphotransferase, giving the protein MSVILGIDIGGSGIKGAPVDTATGKLMAERHRIPTPEGARPDAVKDVVAELVRHFGHQGPVGVTFPGIVQHGKTLSAANVDKGWIGLDADALFTQATGRDVTLINDADAAGLAEARFGAGAGVSGVVMLLTFGTGIGSALIHDGVLVPNTEFGHLWLKGDKEAEAWASDRARERDDLNWKQWAKRASTYLQHLEGLFSPDLFIIGGGISKKAEKWQEHLKTERTKLVPATLQNEAGIVGAAMMAGRRAQGR; this is encoded by the coding sequence ATGAGCGTGATCCTGGGCATCGATATCGGCGGCAGCGGCATCAAGGGGGCGCCCGTGGACACGGCAACCGGGAAGCTGATGGCCGAGCGCCACCGCATTCCCACCCCGGAGGGCGCGCGGCCCGACGCGGTCAAGGACGTGGTGGCCGAACTCGTGCGGCACTTCGGGCACCAGGGGCCGGTCGGCGTGACCTTTCCCGGCATCGTGCAGCACGGCAAGACGCTCAGCGCGGCCAATGTGGACAAGGGCTGGATCGGGCTGGACGCTGACGCCCTCTTCACCCAGGCGACCGGGCGCGACGTGACCCTGATCAACGACGCCGACGCGGCGGGCCTCGCCGAGGCGCGGTTCGGGGCGGGGGCGGGCGTGTCCGGCGTGGTCATGCTGCTGACTTTCGGCACCGGGATCGGCAGCGCACTCATCCACGACGGCGTTCTCGTGCCGAATACCGAATTCGGCCACCTGTGGCTCAAGGGGGACAAGGAGGCCGAGGCCTGGGCTTCGGACCGCGCCCGCGAGCGTGACGACCTGAACTGGAAGCAGTGGGCCAAGCGCGCGAGCACCTATCTCCAGCATCTGGAAGGACTGTTTTCCCCCGACCTCTTCATCATCGGCGGCGGCATCAGCAAGAAGGCCGAGAAGTGGCAGGAGCATCTCAAGACCGAGCGGACCAAGCTGGTCCCCGCCACCCTCCAGAACGAGGCCGGAATCGTCGGCGCGGCGATGATGGCGGGCCGCCGGGCACAGGGACGCTGA
- a CDS encoding sporulation protein, with translation MGFLKKMMAAVGVGGAAVDARVQNPAVRIGEDLTGVVVVRGGAIEQRIERLNLGLATRYKSDDSYVTHTLFSQPVVGGFEIRPGETREFPFRLTVPAGTPLTLPGTAVWLVTDADIAGAMDPGDNDPLQILPSREMEVVIAAADRLGFRLSSSEVEYHHGRIVQELSFRPPYGQYRISELEMMMFPAAGGLDVILEVDRRATGLASLFTSEFEQKGRWHVPAGLLAGGPDAVARELQARVQRLS, from the coding sequence ATGGGATTCCTCAAGAAGATGATGGCGGCGGTGGGTGTGGGCGGGGCAGCGGTGGACGCGCGGGTGCAGAACCCGGCGGTGCGGATCGGCGAGGACCTGACGGGCGTGGTGGTCGTGCGGGGCGGGGCCATCGAGCAGCGCATCGAGCGCCTCAACCTCGGTCTGGCGACGCGCTACAAGTCCGACGACTCGTACGTGACGCACACGCTGTTCTCGCAGCCTGTGGTGGGCGGGTTCGAGATTCGTCCGGGGGAGACGCGGGAGTTCCCCTTCCGCCTGACCGTCCCGGCGGGCACGCCCCTCACCCTGCCGGGGACGGCGGTGTGGCTGGTTACCGACGCGGACATCGCGGGGGCGATGGACCCCGGGGACAACGACCCGCTCCAGATTCTCCCCAGCCGCGAGATGGAGGTCGTGATCGCGGCGGCGGACCGCCTGGGCTTCCGGCTGAGTTCCAGCGAGGTGGAGTACCACCACGGGCGGATCGTGCAGGAACTCAGCTTCCGGCCCCCCTACGGCCAGTACCGCATCAGCGAGCTGGAGATGATGATGTTCCCGGCGGCGGGCGGCCTCGACGTGATCCTGGAGGTGGACCGCCGCGCGACCGGCCTCGCCAGCCTGTTCACCTCCGAATTCGAGCAGAAGGGCCGCTGGCACGTGCCCGCCGGGCTGCTCGCGGGGGGGCCGGACGCCGTCGCCCGCGAGTTGCAGGCGCGGGTGCAGCGGCTGAGCTAG
- a CDS encoding amidohydrolase family protein gives MTLPATPDTHAPELLTCDVLYTGIGGGHAPGGVVVANGAIAAAGDPATLRAGYPHARERRVGEVIAPPPVNAHTHLDMSAYEFQALPYFRWIPEVVIAQREKRGMAGALAGADDLARLGVGAVGDIVWSPEVMDELLARADLRGVLYFEVIGPFPERADETFRSLRERVEAWRGRERPGGPRVGLSPHTPFTVSHRLMRLVAEYAAGEGLPLQIHVAEHPAELELFRTGGGPIWENRLPALYPETLAGVIGREPEPDLTPVRYLDELGVLAARPTLVHMVNVTAGDIAWVARAGCPVVTCPRSNAHLECGTFPWAAFAAAGVEVAIGTDSIASGGSLDVREDVAFARRLYPDLDPRLLVRAAVKGGHRVTGTPTPHLRRGESWHAHYVW, from the coding sequence ATGACCCTGCCCGCAACTCCCGACACCCACGCCCCCGAACTCCTCACCTGTGACGTGCTGTACACCGGCATCGGGGGCGGGCACGCGCCGGGCGGGGTGGTGGTGGCGAACGGCGCGATCGCGGCGGCGGGCGACCCGGCGACCCTGCGGGCGGGCTACCCCCACGCGCGGGAGCGGCGAGTGGGTGAGGTTATCGCCCCGCCCCCCGTGAACGCGCACACCCACCTCGACATGAGCGCCTACGAATTCCAGGCCCTGCCCTACTTCCGCTGGATTCCCGAGGTCGTGATCGCCCAGCGGGAGAAGCGGGGGATGGCGGGTGCCCTGGCCGGAGCGGACGACCTCGCGCGGCTGGGGGTGGGCGCGGTGGGCGACATCGTGTGGTCGCCGGAGGTCATGGACGAGTTGCTGGCGAGGGCCGACCTGAGGGGCGTCCTCTATTTCGAGGTAATCGGCCCTTTTCCCGAGCGGGCCGACGAGACGTTCCGCAGCCTCCGCGAACGGGTGGAGGCATGGCGCGGGCGGGAGCGGCCCGGCGGCCCCCGCGTCGGCCTCTCGCCGCACACGCCCTTCACCGTCAGCCACCGCCTGATGCGCCTCGTGGCCGAGTACGCGGCGGGGGAGGGCCTGCCCCTGCAGATTCATGTGGCCGAACACCCCGCCGAACTGGAATTGTTTCGGACGGGCGGCGGCCCCATCTGGGAGAACCGGCTGCCCGCCCTCTACCCGGAGACGCTGGCGGGGGTGATCGGGCGGGAGCCGGAGCCGGACCTCACCCCCGTCCGCTATCTCGATGAGCTCGGCGTTCTGGCCGCTCGGCCCACCCTCGTCCACATGGTGAACGTGACGGCGGGCGATATTGCGTGGGTCGCCCGTGCTGGTTGCCCGGTCGTGACCTGCCCACGCAGCAACGCCCACCTGGAGTGCGGCACCTTCCCCTGGGCGGCCTTCGCGGCGGCGGGGGTGGAGGTCGCCATCGGCACCGACTCCATCGCCAGCGGGGGTAGCCTTGACGTGCGCGAGGATGTGGCCTTTGCTCGCCGCCTCTACCCCGACCTCGACCCCCGGCTGCTCGTGCGGGCGGCGGTCAAGGGGGGGCACCGGGTGACCGGGACACCGACCCCGCACCTCCGCCGGGGGGAGAGCTGGCACGCGCATTACGTCTGGTGA
- the rpmE gene encoding 50S ribosomal protein L31 produces MKKDAHPKAVPTKIIYQGKVVMETLSTRPEIHVDVWSGVHPFWTGEERFVDTEGRVDKFNKRFGDSYRNKNKK; encoded by the coding sequence ATGAAGAAAGATGCCCACCCCAAGGCTGTGCCCACCAAGATCATCTACCAGGGCAAGGTCGTCATGGAGACCCTGAGCACCCGTCCCGAGATCCACGTGGACGTGTGGAGCGGCGTTCACCCCTTCTGGACCGGCGAGGAGCGCTTCGTCGACACCGAGGGCCGCGTGGACAAGTTCAACAAGCGCTTCGGCGACAGCTACCGCAACAAGAACAAGAAGTAA
- a CDS encoding thymidine kinase, producing MLKSPYHGGHLEVIVGPMFSGKSEELIRRVTRAVIARQRVAVFKPAIDDRYHVAQVASHAGRSTPAVAVREAAEIRAHLLGEGPLLSAPDHTLPEVVGIDEAQFFGPDLGPLVLDLAGAGVRVILAGLDLDFRAEPFGCIPDLLARAESVEKLTAICTVCGAPATRSQRLIGGRPARFDDPVVLVGAEEAYEARCRVHHTVLR from the coding sequence GTGCTGAAGTCTCCCTACCACGGCGGGCACCTGGAAGTGATCGTCGGGCCGATGTTCAGCGGCAAGAGCGAGGAGCTGATTCGCCGCGTGACCCGCGCCGTGATCGCCCGGCAGCGGGTCGCCGTGTTCAAGCCCGCCATCGACGACCGCTACCACGTCGCGCAGGTCGCCAGCCACGCGGGGCGCTCGACCCCGGCGGTTGCCGTGCGCGAGGCAGCGGAAATCCGGGCGCACCTGCTGGGTGAGGGGCCGCTGCTCTCGGCGCCCGATCACACGCTGCCCGAGGTGGTCGGCATCGACGAGGCGCAGTTCTTCGGGCCGGACCTGGGGCCGCTGGTGCTGGACCTGGCCGGGGCGGGGGTGCGGGTGATCCTGGCGGGCCTGGACCTGGATTTCCGCGCCGAGCCCTTCGGCTGCATCCCCGACCTGCTGGCCCGCGCCGAGAGCGTCGAGAAGCTGACCGCGATCTGCACCGTCTGCGGCGCTCCCGCGACCCGCTCGCAGCGCCTGATCGGGGGCCGCCCCGCCCGCTTCGACGACCCGGTGGTGCTGGTGGGCGCCGAGGAGGCCTACGAGGCGCGCTGCCGGGTTCACCACACCGTGCTGCGCTGA
- a CDS encoding GGDEF domain-containing protein, whose amino-acid sequence MTNPPQHSPPRYEAAFWQTSQRRMFALLVAFGTLACVGALWAQAPNFDPLDRVALPVLALILLGLQLALLLRRLTVGVAATIAYGVTSVYFLLALEQQFRVFAPQVRMLSESTYWFPVLYAGAFLLYPPRRAAWLAGTTYLLAFGVCVNHLVTGASAGDPRLVGAVAQFLLVGAVMIIVQATFGVQRVQLLAEREAAYRDALTGLANRRAAEERLAALAQDGDRFTLVLFDLDHFKAVNDQHGHATGDLVLRGVAQAAQGVLPRGGVAARWGGEEFLLILPVLSTRQVREMLDTLRAQLGGQRHGEVTGITASFGVATAREGEHPDAVLARADAAMYAAKHRGRNDVQHADLQRTHHGGVPEAFPEDHGPG is encoded by the coding sequence TTGACCAACCCCCCCCAGCATTCCCCACCGCGGTATGAGGCCGCCTTCTGGCAGACATCGCAGCGGCGCATGTTCGCCCTGCTGGTGGCGTTCGGGACCCTGGCCTGCGTGGGCGCCCTGTGGGCCCAGGCCCCCAATTTCGATCCGCTGGACCGGGTGGCGCTGCCCGTGCTGGCGCTGATCCTGCTGGGGCTGCAACTCGCGCTGCTGCTGCGGCGGCTGACGGTCGGGGTGGCGGCCACGATCGCCTACGGGGTGACGAGCGTGTATTTCCTGCTCGCGCTGGAGCAGCAGTTCCGGGTGTTCGCGCCGCAGGTTCGCATGCTCAGCGAGAGCACGTACTGGTTCCCGGTGCTCTACGCCGGGGCCTTTCTGCTGTACCCCCCCCGGCGGGCGGCCTGGCTGGCCGGAACCACGTACCTGCTCGCCTTCGGGGTCTGCGTGAACCACCTCGTCACCGGCGCCTCGGCGGGCGACCCGCGGCTGGTCGGGGCGGTTGCGCAGTTCCTGCTGGTGGGGGCGGTCATGATCATCGTGCAGGCGACCTTCGGGGTGCAGCGGGTGCAACTGCTCGCCGAGCGCGAGGCGGCCTACCGCGACGCCCTGACCGGGCTCGCCAACCGCCGCGCCGCCGAGGAACGCCTCGCGGCCCTGGCCCAGGACGGGGACCGCTTCACCCTGGTGCTGTTCGACCTCGACCATTTCAAGGCTGTCAATGACCAGCACGGGCACGCGACGGGCGACCTCGTGCTGCGGGGGGTGGCCCAGGCGGCGCAGGGCGTACTCCCCCGCGGCGGCGTCGCGGCCCGCTGGGGCGGCGAGGAGTTCCTCCTCATCCTGCCCGTCCTGAGTACCCGGCAAGTGCGCGAGATGCTGGACACGCTGCGGGCCCAACTGGGAGGGCAGCGCCACGGTGAGGTGACCGGCATCACGGCCAGCTTCGGCGTCGCCACCGCGCGGGAGGGCGAACATCCCGACGCCGTCCTCGCCCGCGCGGACGCGGCCATGTACGCCGCCAAGCACCGGGGCCGCAACGATGTGCAGCACGCTGACCTCCAGCGCACCCACCACGGCGGCGTGCCGGAGGCCTTTCCCGAGGACCACGGGCCGGGCTGA
- a CDS encoding substrate-binding domain-containing protein, which translates to MRKPTIQDVARRAGVGVGTVSRVLNNHTAVKGATRETVLKAIADLDYTPNPHARRIAGGKSYTISVLLPVVTTEFYVRLLDGLETAFQEARYDVAIFPLLDRSRLERYLGSHTLAYQADGLVMATYNLTALLSERRVRAQQPTVLVDAFATNVDCAYMDNVTGGRLAGEYAATLPGELYAIWVETELDQLFTTRVFEERRSGFLGALGAAGRTLRAEFTASFDALAARNAAVTLLDGAQLPCTVFASADLLAGALLDEARLRGLTPGQDVRVIGFDDQPWAAARGLTTLHQPVEQMGYEAAHLLLSRLGGFRGPPRARRFEPRLIVRDTA; encoded by the coding sequence ATGCGCAAACCCACGATTCAGGATGTGGCCCGGCGGGCGGGCGTGGGGGTCGGCACGGTCTCCCGGGTGCTGAACAACCACACCGCCGTGAAGGGCGCCACGCGCGAGACGGTCCTCAAGGCCATCGCCGACCTCGACTACACCCCCAATCCCCATGCCCGGCGGATCGCGGGCGGCAAGAGCTACACCATCAGCGTGCTGCTGCCCGTCGTGACGACCGAGTTCTATGTGCGGCTGCTCGACGGGCTGGAGACGGCCTTTCAGGAGGCGCGCTACGACGTGGCGATCTTCCCGCTGCTCGACCGCTCGCGGCTGGAGCGCTACCTGGGCTCGCACACCCTGGCCTACCAGGCGGACGGGCTGGTGATGGCGACGTACAACCTCACCGCGCTGCTCAGCGAGCGCCGGGTGCGCGCCCAGCAGCCCACCGTCCTGGTGGACGCCTTTGCTACCAACGTGGACTGCGCCTACATGGACAACGTGACGGGTGGGCGGCTGGCGGGCGAGTACGCGGCCACGCTGCCGGGCGAGCTGTACGCGATCTGGGTGGAGACCGAACTCGACCAGCTCTTCACCACCCGCGTGTTCGAGGAGCGCCGCTCGGGCTTCCTGGGGGCGCTGGGAGCGGCGGGCCGCACCCTCCGCGCGGAATTTACCGCCAGCTTCGACGCGCTCGCGGCCCGCAACGCCGCCGTGACGCTGCTCGACGGGGCGCAGCTTCCCTGCACGGTCTTCGCCTCCGCCGACCTGCTGGCGGGCGCGCTGCTCGACGAGGCGAGGCTGCGCGGCCTGACGCCCGGGCAGGACGTGCGCGTCATCGGCTTCGACGACCAGCCCTGGGCGGCGGCGCGGGGGCTGACCACCCTGCACCAGCCCGTCGAGCAGATGGGCTACGAGGCCGCGCACCTGCTGCTGAGCCGGCTGGGCGGGTTCCGGGGGCCGCCGCGCGCCCGCCGCTTCGAGCCGCGCCTGATCGTGCGCGACACGGCATAA
- a CDS encoding copper chaperone PCu(A)C: protein MSRPTPLLAALALAAILLPAAAGHADHGAAGSAPAPQTSARPLPLTAIGATVVAVPPGATETSAFLTLRNTGRAPVVLTGVRTPLARHAMLMTTRRDAQGLTGMSAVNTLTVPAGGTLKLGPDGDHLMLMDLARVPRVGEKVPLTLSTRDGRSLTVSAVVRKP, encoded by the coding sequence ATGTCCAGACCCACCCCCCTGCTCGCGGCCCTCGCGCTCGCGGCGATCCTGCTGCCCGCGGCGGCGGGGCACGCCGACCACGGCGCGGCGGGCTCGGCTCCTGCCCCCCAGACCTCTGCCCGCCCGCTGCCCCTTACCGCCATAGGCGCGACCGTCGTGGCCGTGCCGCCCGGCGCGACGGAGACGAGCGCCTTCCTGACGCTGCGGAATACGGGCCGGGCGCCAGTCGTCCTCACGGGCGTCCGCACCCCCCTCGCCCGCCACGCCATGCTGATGACCACCCGGCGTGACGCCCAGGGCCTCACGGGCATGAGTGCTGTCAACACCCTGACCGTCCCCGCGGGCGGCACCCTGAAGCTCGGCCCGGACGGCGACCACCTCATGCTGATGGACCTGGCGCGCGTTCCCAGAGTGGGGGAGAAGGTGCCCCTGACGCTGAGCACCCGCGATGGCCGCAGCCTCACCGTCAGCGCCGTCGTCCGCAAGCCCTGA
- a CDS encoding SCO family protein: protein MTDLPAPAPAPAARPWYVSALLAAASVVLVLGGAWVFARLRSPFPFYGTAYTPPRAAQTFSGTDQNGQPWTFQPGGTGRTTALFFGFTHCPNICPLSLAYLEKAREALPPRERERLDIVLVSVDPDRDTPARLKEYVEFFGQATGVRVPEPALSQVARGYGVAYQKADVKSPTNYQINHTTATYLIDASGRLRVLWDYTQLTQVDRVVRDLRHVLENPSS, encoded by the coding sequence GTGACCGACCTGCCCGCCCCTGCTCCCGCCCCCGCCGCGCGGCCCTGGTATGTATCCGCCCTGCTGGCCGCCGCCTCGGTCGTGCTCGTGCTGGGCGGCGCGTGGGTCTTCGCGCGGCTCAGGAGTCCTTTCCCTTTCTACGGCACGGCGTACACCCCGCCCCGCGCCGCCCAGACCTTCAGCGGCACCGACCAGAACGGCCAGCCCTGGACCTTCCAGCCGGGGGGCACGGGCCGCACCACCGCGCTCTTCTTCGGCTTCACCCACTGCCCGAACATCTGCCCCCTCAGCCTGGCGTACCTGGAAAAGGCCCGCGAGGCGCTTCCGCCCCGGGAACGTGAGCGGCTCGACATCGTGCTCGTCAGTGTGGACCCGGACCGTGACACCCCCGCCCGGCTCAAGGAGTACGTCGAGTTCTTCGGCCAGGCGACGGGCGTGCGGGTGCCCGAGCCCGCCCTCTCGCAGGTCGCCCGGGGTTACGGCGTCGCCTACCAGAAGGCGGACGTGAAGAGCCCGACCAATTACCAGATCAACCACACGACCGCCACCTACCTGATCGACGCCTCCGGCCGCCTACGGGTGCTGTGGGACTACACCCAGCTCACCCAGGTGGACCGCGTGGTGCGCGACCTGCGCCACGTGCTGGAGAACCCCTCCTCATGA